The DNA region ACTTCTTCTATGCTATCCTCCAAACGATCAGGAAAACAATCACACACTGGTCTAACGGTCTTAACTTCCCGCAAACATGAGAGTCTTCTTCACTCACCTTAActccctcatcatcattcttattaGCTTCTTCTTCATCACTTCATCAACCTCTTTCGATGCTTTAACCGGAACACAAATCCTCACAACCAACCAAACCTTGTTGTCAGAAAACCAAACCTTCGTTCTAGGCTTCTTTAGAGATTCCAACACCAACTATTACCTCGGAATATGGTACAACAACATCATTCCTCAAACCATAGTTTGGGTTGCAAACAGAGACAACCCTGTTGACAACTCTACCGGCTATCTCAAGATCGGAGACAACGGAAACTTTGTCCTCCTCAATTCATCCGGGAACCCCGCATGGTCCTCCAACCAAACCAGCGCCAAGAATCCTGTTCTCCAGCTCCTCGATACCGGTAACCTTGTTCTCAAAGATTCAGAGCAGAGCAATAACTACCTATGGCAGAGCTTCGATTACCCAACAGATACTTTGCTACCTGGGATGAAATTGGGTTGGAACTTCGACACAGGAGTTGAGAAGCACTTAACATCGTGGAAGGTCACAGGTGAAGACCCTTCTTCCGGTGACTACACTTACAAGCTAGATTACCGCGGTTTACCTGAGATTTTTCTCAGGAGAAAGCAGACTATCATATACCGAACTGGTCCTTGGAATGGTGAGAGATTCAGCGGGGTTCCAACGATGAACGCCGATACTCATTCCATTGTGTTCAGCTTCTCCGATGACGCGCACGGCGTGTTCTACTATTTCTCCATCGGGAACGCTTCTTTGTTATCGAGGCTAACGGTGACCTCAGATTCAGACGGAGAACTTCAACGGTGGACGTGGACAGAGAGCAGCGAATCTTGGAACGAGTTCTGGTACGCACCGGCGGATCAATGCGACCATTACAGGGAGTGTGGTCCGTACGGAGTGTGTGACAGTAATGCATCGCCGGTTTGCACATGTATGAAAGGGTTCAGTCCTAAGAACCCTCAGGCTTGGAATCTGAGAGATGGATCTGGCGGGTGTGTGAGGAACACGGGTTTGAATTGTTCGACTGACAAGTTCTTGCATCTTGAGAACATGAAGCTGCCGGAGACAAGCAGCGTGTTTATGAATAAGAGTATGACACTTGATGAATGTGGGAGTTTGTGTAAGAGGAATTGTTCATGCACTGCATATGCAAACATCGATATCAGAAATGGAGGAAGTGGCTGTGTCATGTGGCTTGGCCAACTCTTTGACATGAGAGTCAACGGTATGGATGGCCAAGATCTATATGTCAGATTGGCAGCTGCTGATATAGGTACTGTCTGATTGATTTAGTGGTTGCACATTTTGCAAGGATGATGATATTGCAGGTTCCTTAATTGATTAAGTAGTTCTTTCTGATGAATTTAGTGACACACAGGATCTACTAGCTCCAACAAGAATCACAGAGCAGTTCTGGCTATTGGCATCACACTTGGTGCACTTGTTTTAGTTTTGGGATTGGTTGCTATTCGTTACTTAAGGAAGAAGAGACGACAAAGTTCTAGAGGTAATGTATAATAAACTTCCCCAGATGTCTCTTTATATAGTATCGTACTGTAGTGTATATGGTTTTTGTGctgcataaataaataatttacctTGGTTATTATCAATAGTCGCTATTCCAGGTTTTGTCCACAGAAGTTATGATTGGTTAATGAATGAGATTGTGTCTTCTAGGTGACGAAAGGAACATGGATGATCTGAAATTGCCAATGTTTGATTTTGATACCCTATCGATGGCTACAAATAATTTCTCTCAAGATAATAAACTTGGAGAAGGAGGCTTCGGTAGTGTTTATAAGGTAAGTTGTTTTAATACTTTAAACACAGCACAACTAtcataacatacttatatatacTAACAGATTGTGCCTATGACAATATCAGGGTAGATTGATTGAAGGTCAAGAAATTGCTGTAAAAAGGTTATCAGAAAATTCTGGACAAGgaattaatgaatttaaaaatgaaatcaaattaattgCCAAACTCCAACATCGAAATCTAGTCCGATTACTTGGTTGCTGCATTGAGAAGAATGAGA from Arachis hypogaea cultivar Tifrunner chromosome 10, arahy.Tifrunner.gnm2.J5K5, whole genome shotgun sequence includes:
- the LOC112714708 gene encoding receptor-like serine/threonine-protein kinase SD1-8 isoform X2; the protein is MRVFFTHLNSLIIILISFFFITSSTSFDALTGTQILTTNQTLLSENQTFVLGFFRDSNTNYYLGIWYNNIIPQTIVWVANRDNPVDNSTGYLKIGDNGNFVLLNSSGNPAWSSNQTSAKNPVLQLLDTGNLVLKDSEQSNNYLWQSFDYPTDTLLPGMKLGWNFDTGVEKHLTSWKVTGEDPSSGDYTYKLDYRGLPEIFLRRKQTIIYRTGPWNGERFSGVPTMNADTHSIVFSFSDDAHGVFYYFSIGNASLLSRLTVTSDSDGELQRWTWTESSESWNEFWYAPADQCDHYRECGPYGVCDSNASPVCTCMKGFSPKNPQAWNLRDGSGGCVRNTGLNCSTDKFLHLENMKLPETSSVFMNKSMTLDECGSLCKRNCSCTAYANIDIRNGGSGCVMWLGQLFDMRVNGMDGQDLYVRLAAADIGSTSSNKNHRAVLAIGITLGALVLVLGLVAIRYLRKKRRQSSRGDERNMDDLKLPMFDFDTLSMATNNFSQDNKLGEGGFGSVYKGRLIEGQEIAVKRLSENSGQGINEFKNEIKLIAKLQHRNLVRLLGCCIEKNEKMVVYEYMENRGLDSILFGLETLA
- the LOC112714708 gene encoding receptor-like serine/threonine-protein kinase SD1-8 isoform X1, whose protein sequence is MRVFFTHLNSLIIILISFFFITSSTSFDALTGTQILTTNQTLLSENQTFVLGFFRDSNTNYYLGIWYNNIIPQTIVWVANRDNPVDNSTGYLKIGDNGNFVLLNSSGNPAWSSNQTSAKNPVLQLLDTGNLVLKDSEQSNNYLWQSFDYPTDTLLPGMKLGWNFDTGVEKHLTSWKVTGEDPSSGDYTYKLDYRGLPEIFLRRKQTIIYRTGPWNGERFSGVPTMNADTHSIVFSFSDDAHGVFYYFSIGNASLLSRLTVTSDSDGELQRWTWTESSESWNEFWYAPADQCDHYRECGPYGVCDSNASPVCTCMKGFSPKNPQAWNLRDGSGGCVRNTGLNCSTDKFLHLENMKLPETSSVFMNKSMTLDECGSLCKRNCSCTAYANIDIRNGGSGCVMWLGQLFDMRVNGMDGQDLYVRLAAADIGSTSSNKNHRAVLAIGITLGALVLVLGLVAIRYLRKKRRQSSRGDERNMDDLKLPMFDFDTLSMATNNFSQDNKLGEGGFGSVYKGRLIEGQEIAVKRLSENSGQGINEFKNEIKLIAKLQHRNLVRLLGCCIEKNEKMVVYEYMENRGLDSILFDKSKNLLLNWERRYNIIYGIARGLLYLHQDSRFRIIHRDLKISNILLDIEMNPKISDFGMARVFDKDQIQEKTARVVGTYGYMSPEYIMDGNFSIKSDVYSFGVMVLEIITGKRNRFSGDNDKLNLLENVWRRWHEGTILTLVDSSMGNSYTESEVLRCIHVGLLCVQECAEDRPTMSSVILMLSSEAALMPCPKNPGFFLRRNHAETSSRNQDKTESVNQVSVTLLNAR